The region CACCATGCCACTGATTGGCGGCACCCAACGGCCAACCGAGCGCAGAGCGAGGAGCTTGGGGACGCTCGCGGCAAAGGTGCCCGCCAGCAGCAGCGGCAGCACCTGGCCAACCCCGAAGCAGCTCAGCAGCACCATGCCCACCAGGGGGCGTCCGCTCTGGGCGATCCAGCCCAGCAGCACCGCCAGCACCGGCGTGGTGCAGGGGGACGCCGCCAGACCAAAGGCCAGGCCGGCAGCCACCGGCGCCAGGGGAGCGGGGACCTTATTCCGCCAACGTTCGGGGTCCGGTCCGCTGGGGAGGGGGATGCGCAGTAGCCCCAGCAGATTGAGTCCCATCAACACCGCCAGCACCGCCACCAGCGTTGGCACCAGGGCCGGCACCTGGCCGTAGATGCGTCCCAACAGACCACTGAGGCTGCCGAGCAGCACCAGGGCGCTAACGATGCCGCCGCAGAAGGCCAGGCTCCGCTGCCAAGGGGTTTGGCCATCCTCAAAACCCGCCAAATAGGCCAGGGTCACCGGCAGCAGCGACAGGGAACAGGGCCCAAGGCTGGTGAGGGCTCCGCCGGCAAACACCAGACCCAGCGTCAGCGGCCCTGGTTGCGCCAACGCCTGATCCAGTAGCGCTTCGCTGGTCTGGGCCAGGTCCGAGAGCAGCAGCAGGGCGTCCAGTGGTGGCCTTACGTCAGGAAGATCAGCCTATCGAGACTTCCGCGCCCGCCCGCCGATCAATCCGGTGGATTCCAGGGAGCAACGCACCAGCAGCCCCAGGATCACCAGGCTGGACATCAGTGAATTGCCTCCGTAACTCACTAATGGCAGTGGCAGTCCGGTGGTGGGCATGGCCCCGGAGGCGACGGCGATGTTGAGGATCGACTGGCCCACCAGGATCGTGCAGCAGCCGATCGCCACCAGCCGGGTCTGGTTGCAACGGCAGCGCAGGGCCACCCGCAGCCCCACCCAGGCCACCAGCATCAGAAACAGCAGCAGCACTACTGAGCCCACAAAGCCGAATTCCTCAGCGAACACCGCATAGATGAAATCGGTGCTCTGGATCGGCAGATATTGCAGCTTTTGGGTGGAGAGGCCATAGCCCTGGCCTGTGAGCCCGCCGGAGCCGATGGCCAGCAGGCTTTGCACCAGCTGATAGCCGTCCCCCATCGGATCAGCCCAGGGGTCGAGGAACGACACCACCCGCAGCCGTTGGTATTCATTGATCAGGATGCTGGTGGCGCCCAAGGCGCCACCAGCAATGGCGGTGCCCAACAGGCTGCACCAGCGGATGCCAGAGGCCAACGCCACCATCCAAAGGGTCAGGCCGATCAATGCGGCGGTTGAAAGGTTGGGTTGCTTGAGGATCAACAGCAGCAACCCCCCGAAGCTGCCAAGCCACAGCAGCTTTTGATCCAGACGCATCCGGCACCAGGGGGCAAACAGGTTGGCCGCCTGCAGCACCACAAACGGCTTCACCAGCTCCGATGGCTGGATCTGCAGCGGCCCCAGCACCAGCCAGCGGCTGGCGCCGTTCACCGTGGTGCCCATCACCAGGGTGGCGGCGATCAGCAGGCAGCCCATCCACAAGGCTGGGCCGGCCCAGCGCAGGCAGCGCCTCAGGTTGGCGGTTACCGCCAGGCTGAACAGACTCCAGCTGGCGATCAGCCAGATCGCCTGGCGCTTCACGTAGAAGGCACCATCGCCGATCTCCCGGGCGGCCACCCACCAACTGGCGGAGCCCAGCACCAGCAATCCCGCCAGGCTCCAGAAGGCGGCCAGGCCCACCAGTAGCCGTGCTTCCGCTGGCCAGAGGGCCCAGGGCAGGGGCATCAGCCGCTGGATCAACCCAGGGCGCTGCTGAACCCGTTCAGGGGCAGTGCGGCGGCGAGGGGCTGTGGCGGTGACCAACGGGAGCTATTGCAACATTCGATGCCCCATTGAGCCGCGTCATTGACGCTTTGCCAAGCCATTGGTTATCAACAAATCATGGCCTTGAGGCCTTGGCATCAGGCGGCCCGCAGCCGTTCGTGCTCCACTTCCCATTGCACAAATTGACCCCAAGCCTGCTGACGCACCCAGCAGCGACCGCCTCGGCATTGAATTAATTGAAACGGCGGCAGGTCGGCGGGTTGGTTGTCGAGCGTCACAAAGGTTCCCGGCCGCAGAAGCGGCACCACCTTGGCGGGTTTGGGGCGGTGATCAGACACGTCCAAAGGGTGGCTTGCAGCGATCCTCCCGGCGGATCGCTAGCCGCCGGATGGATCGCCGGTTTTCTTCGGGATCGGTGCGGTTTTTATGACGGAATGGCACAAATGCAGGGTTCCGGTGCGGAGCTGCTGACGTCTTTTCCCCTTGTTTGCACACTTGGCTTCAAGCCAGAGCCTCAGTAATGGCGGCCACGATCTATCTGCACTGGACCGCCACCGGTTATGACTGGATCCGCCCCGGTCATTACCACCGGATCATTGGCGGTGATGGCCGCGTCCATCGCCTGCATGCCCTAACGGCAGATCTGCCGGCCCACACCTGGCGGCGCAACAGCAACAGCATCGCCCTGGCCTGTGACTGCATGGGCGGTCAACCCGATCCCTGGACGCTGTCGCCCACGGCGGCTCAGCTGCACAGCCTGTGCCAGGAGGTGGCGGCCATCGCCCGTAGCTGGGGCTGGACGGCCGCCGACATCACGATCCAGTCGGTGATGACCCGCGCGGAAGCCGCCTCCAACCGCGACGGCCGCTGGATGCATGACAACTACGGACCTGTGATCTGGGGCGGCACCGGGGAGCGCTGGGATCTGCTGCAGTTGGAGCAGCACGGGCCCAGTGATGGCGGTGAACAGCTGCGGCAGCGGATTGCGGCCTTGCTGAGCGGAGATGAGCTGGCGCTGCCGGCGAGCGATCGGCTGGCGTTCCGCGGCTTCACCAGCATCGAAGCCCGCGGTAAGAAGCTATCGATGCCGATGGCCGCTCCTGGGCGTTGATGGTGGACCTGTTGCAGCGCTACGACCTCTCTCCCCAGTGGGATGCCAATCAACGCCGGGTTTTGATTGCGGCAAACGATGTGGCCCCCACCTAC is a window of Synechococcus sp. A15-24 DNA encoding:
- a CDS encoding cytochrome c biogenesis protein CcdA translates to MDALLLLSDLAQTSEALLDQALAQPGPLTLGLVFAGGALTSLGPCSLSLLPVTLAYLAGFEDGQTPWQRSLAFCGGIVSALVLLGSLSGLLGRIYGQVPALVPTLVAVLAVLMGLNLLGLLRIPLPSGPDPERWRNKVPAPLAPVAAGLAFGLAASPCTTPVLAVLLGWIAQSGRPLVGMVLLSCFGVGQVLPLLLAGTFAASVPKLLALRSVGRWVPPISGMVLLTSGVLTLLARWA
- a CDS encoding FtsW/RodA/SpoVE family cell cycle protein codes for the protein MVTATAPRRRTAPERVQQRPGLIQRLMPLPWALWPAEARLLVGLAAFWSLAGLLVLGSASWWVAAREIGDGAFYVKRQAIWLIASWSLFSLAVTANLRRCLRWAGPALWMGCLLIAATLVMGTTVNGASRWLVLGPLQIQPSELVKPFVVLQAANLFAPWCRMRLDQKLLWLGSFGGLLLLILKQPNLSTAALIGLTLWMVALASGIRWCSLLGTAIAGGALGATSILINEYQRLRVVSFLDPWADPMGDGYQLVQSLLAIGSGGLTGQGYGLSTQKLQYLPIQSTDFIYAVFAEEFGFVGSVVLLLFLMLVAWVGLRVALRCRCNQTRLVAIGCCTILVGQSILNIAVASGAMPTTGLPLPLVSYGGNSLMSSLVILGLLVRCSLESTGLIGGRARKSR
- a CDS encoding N-acetylmuramoyl-L-alanine amidase — its product is MAATIYLHWTATGYDWIRPGHYHRIIGGDGRVHRLHALTADLPAHTWRRNSNSIALACDCMGGQPDPWTLSPTAAQLHSLCQEVAAIARSWGWTAADITIQSVMTRAEAASNRDGRWMHDNYGPVIWGGTGERWDLLQLEQHGPSDGGEQLRQRIAALLSGDELALPASDRLAFRGFTSIEARGKKLSMPMAAPGR